In Planococcus shixiaomingii, the DNA window GTAAATACAGGGATTTTCGTTGAATTTTAGGTAGAACCGTATTCTTTTTTATAGGTTCTTGATTTTCTCCTTGTGCCACTGTTAAAAACGAGTAGTGGAGAGTTAAGGATTTTACGAGAAAATCAATTGTTGAGTAAGAGAGGAGAAATCTTATGATAAACAACGTTGAAAAGTTTGCAGATGTAGCAAAACTGGCTGCCGATAGGTACGATATACAACTTAATGAAATTTGTTTTTTAGCTGAAGAAACCAACATTCTGTACAAATTAAGTGATACGAACGGAAACAAGTTCTTAATGAAAATATTTCAAAATAACTCAAGTAACTTAGAAGATAATCAATTGGAAGTATATATGATGAATCTAGTAATACAAAGAGGCTGCATTTCTCTCCCGTCTATCCTTTCGGCTACTGATGGAAGTGAAATACAGGAAATTTTTTTAGGTGAAGATCGGCCCCCTATCCGGGTTGCTGTTTACAGCTGGTTAGAAGGCGAAGATTTAGATAGCAATGAAACTGAAGAGAGGTTTATTCATTTAGGGGAAATGACAGCACGGTTACACGCTGCTACTTTTGGTGAAAAGGTTCCGAAAACTTTTTCGCCAAAAAGATGGGATAATGTATTTTATTATATAGAAGACAAAATGGTTTATAAACAGAGCGAGTATCAGCGTTACTTATCAAGGGAATATCATGAATTAATGGATGCGATTATTCCCTATTTAAATAGTAGATTATCGGGATATTATCAAATCAATGAAGGAAATCTTCAACTCATACATAGTGATTTGAATCCTTGGAACGTTTTAGTTAGTGAAGATGCTATGCATATTATTGATTTTGAAGATACTATGCTTGGGTTACCCCTGCATGACATTGCTATCTTATTATACTATTACAGATATGAAGAGGTATTTGATTATGAAAACGTAAAGGACCTTTTCTTTAAAGGATATGAAAAAATAAGACCATTACCGGAGTTTGAAGAGTT includes these proteins:
- a CDS encoding phosphotransferase enzyme family protein, encoding MINNVEKFADVAKLAADRYDIQLNEICFLAEETNILYKLSDTNGNKFLMKIFQNNSSNLEDNQLEVYMMNLVIQRGCISLPSILSATDGSEIQEIFLGEDRPPIRVAVYSWLEGEDLDSNETEERFIHLGEMTARLHAATFGEKVPKTFSPKRWDNVFYYIEDKMVYKQSEYQRYLSREYHELMDAIIPYLNSRLSGYYQINEGNLQLIHSDLNPWNVLVSEDAMHIIDFEDTMLGLPLHDIAILLYYYRYEEVFDYENVKDLFFKGYEKIRPLPEFEEFDLELLMTARRVNFLNYILLVSDDPSSFIDKSLPKVREFVRKYNLKI